Proteins encoded in a region of the Coffea eugenioides isolate CCC68of chromosome 4, Ceug_1.0, whole genome shotgun sequence genome:
- the LOC113769594 gene encoding probable 2-oxoglutarate-dependent dioxygenase AOP1: MGSLTLHKLPTIDFSKENLKPGTTAWNKIRKEVMSALEEYGCFVASYEKIPQLQDAVFGALEELFDLPTQTKMQNKSSKPLYGYVGQIPVVPLYESMGIDDANTSEGMQAFTYAMWPNGNEGFSEKLLAYTKLAAELEEIVVRMIFESYGVEKYCDSHLQSVGYLSRVMKYREAKENETKLGFVSHTDKSFMSTIHQNQVNGLEIKAKDGEYFGVDLSPSSVVVMAGDAIMAWSNNRIKSPHHRVIMEGKGRPRYSIAQFSFMDGTVQTPQELVDDEHPLQFKPFDHLEYLSFFSKEENRRLECALKTYCGV, encoded by the exons ATGGGTTCTCTGACGCTGCACAAACTTCCCACCATTGATTTTTCCAAGGAAAACCTCAAACCAGGGACAACAGCATGGAATAAGATACGCAAAGAAGTCATGTCCGCCCTCGAAGAATATGGCTGCTTTGTGGCCTCGTATGAAAAAATTCCACAACTCCAAGATGCAGTGTTCGGTGCATTAGAGGAGCTGTTTGATCTCCCCACTCAAACCAAAATGCAGAACAAATCCAGCAAACCCTTGTATGGCTACGTGGGTCAAATCCCAGTTGTTCCTCTTTATGAAAGCATGGGAATTGATGACGCCAATACAAGTGAAGGAATGCAAGCTTTCACTTATGCCATGTGGCCAAATGGAAATGAGGGCTTCAG tgaGAAGCTGCTTGCTTACACAAAATTGGCAGCagaattggaagaaattgtcGTAAGAATGATATTTGAAAGCTATGGCGTGGAAAAGTATTGTGACAGCCACCTGCAATCAGTTGGCTATCTGAGTCGAGTGATGAAATATAGAGAAGCCAAAGAAAATGAGACCAAATTGGGATTTGTCTCGCATACGGATAAGAGCTTTATGTCAACCATTCATCAAAACCAAGTTAATGGTTTGGAGATAAAAGCCAAAGATGGTGAATATTTCGGTGTTGATCTCTCACCTTCAAGTGTTGTAGTCATGGCCGGTGATGCAATCATG GCATGGAGCAACAACAGAATTAAATCTCCTCATCATCGAGTGATTATGGAAGGGAAGGGACGACCAAGATATTCGATCGCACAATTCTCATTCATGGATGGCACTGTACAAACACCACAAGAGCTGGTCGATGATGAACATCCCTTACAATTCAAGCCATTTGACCACCTTGAATATCTCAGCTTTTTCAGCAAGGAGGAGAACCGGAGGCTTGAGTGTGCCCTCAAAACTTACTGTGGTGTTTGA
- the LOC113767438 gene encoding probable inactive 2-oxoglutarate-dependent dioxygenase AOP2 — protein MGSVTPTNLLVVDFTNKELNPGSSCWSLACSDIRHALENHGCFIALYDKISQELDEAIFHAADDLFDLPTQLKVQNTNEKPYHGYVGQIPFVPLHEGLGIDYATTLDGVQSFTNLMWPQGNKSFSESSFSFAKTVAKLDEMVIKMLFESYGVEKYSDSHVESSTYLLRFLKYRAPEVNETTMAFPSHTDKSFLTILYQNHISGLEIRTRDGEWITVDFPPRSFVVMAGDACQAWSNDRVLSPNHKVTMDANGKETRYTIALFSFLSKMVQVPEELVDDEKPLQFKPFVHVDLLNFYATNQGRRSQNILKDFCGV, from the exons ATGGGTTCCGTAACACCAACAAATCTTCTTGTTGTGGACTTTACAAACAAAGAACTGAATCCAGGTTCAAGCTGTTGGTCGTTGGCATGCAGCGATATCCGGCATGCCCTTGAAAACCACGGCTGCTTTATAGCTCTTTACGACAAAATTTCCCAAGAACTTGACGAGGCCATCTTTCATGCAGCTGATGATTTATTTGACCTCCCAACCCAACTTAAGGTCCAAAATACCAATGAAAAGCCTTACCATGGCTACGTTGGTCAAATTCCCTTCGTTCCACTCCATGAAGGCTTAGGGATTGACTATGCCACCACTCTTGATGGAGTACAAAGCTTCACCAATCTCATGTGGCCTCAAGGAAATAAATCTTTCAG tGAAAGTTCATTTTCATTTGCAAAGACAGTGGCGAAGTTAGATGAAATGGTAATAAAGATGCTTTTTGAAAGCTATGGTGTAGAGAAATACAGCGATTCTCATGTAGAATCGAGCACATATCTTCTTCGGTTTCTTAAATACAGAGCCCCAGAAGTGAATGAGACCACCATGGCATTTCCATCTCATACCGATAAGAGCTTCTTGACCATTCTTTATCAAAATCACATTTCTGGCTTGGAAATAAGGACAAGGGATGGTGAGTGGATTACCGTTGATTTCCCTCCCAGATCATTTGTTGTCATGGCCGGGGATGCCTGCCAG GCTTGGAGCAATGATAGGGTGCTTTCTCCCAACCATAAGGTCACCATGGACGCAAATGGAAAAGAAACAAGGTACACAATAGCCCTGTTCTCATTCCTCAGCAAGATGGTGCAAGTACCAGAAGAATTAGTTGATGATGAAAAGCCGCTGCAGTTTAAACCATTCGTCCATGTAGATTTACTCAACTTTTATGCCACTAACCAAGGACGGAGATCACAAAACATCCTCAAAGATTTCTGTGGCGTTTGA
- the LOC113768285 gene encoding probable 2-oxoglutarate-dependent dioxygenase AOP1 yields MGSVTRQNQLPVVDFTGETLNPSSTRWLSTREEIVRALEEYGCFIANYDKVSLELHQAIFLASQELFELPTETKVLNTSDSPSHGYMAHRRIPLLEALGIENATTVDGVQRFTNILWPNGNNHFSETALSYSKLVAELNHVVMRMVAETYGVEKDCESLLGSIYYLLRLIKYRAPREDESNVGLFPHADQTFMSILHQAQVNGLEIMTKNGDWMLIDSLSPSSFIVMAGDVCMAWTNGRIEPPLHRVTIMSGSEERYSLSLFAFMRDVMVQVPEKLVDDEHPLQYKPFDPFKYLLFCVTEEGQKSKCQIKSYCGV; encoded by the exons ATGGGTTCTGTAACAAGGCAAAACCAGCTTCCTGTTGTAGATTTCACCGGGGAAACCTTGAATCCCAGTTCTACTCGTTGGCTATCGACACGGGAAGAAATTGTTCGAGCGCTGGAAGAGTATGGCTGCTTCATAGCGAACTACGATAAGGTTTCCTTGGAACTTCACCAGGCCATCTTTCTTGCATCCCAGGAGTTGTTTGAACTCCCGACGGAAACCAAAGTCCTCAACACTTCTGATTCGCCTTCTCATGGCTATATGGCACACCGTAGAATTCCTTTGCTCGAAGCTTTGGGCATCGAAAATGCCACCACTGTTGACGGAGTTCAAAGATTCACCAACATATTATGGCCCAATGGAAACAATCATTTTAG TGAAACAGCACTCTCGTACTCAAAACTTGTTGCTGAACTAAATCATGTGGTGATGAGGATGGTGGCAGAGACTTACGGCGTAGAGAAGGATTGTGAATCACTCCTCGGATCCATTTACTACCTTCTTAGGCTAATCAAGTACAGGGCGCCCCGAGAAGATGAAAGCAATGTCGGTCTTTTCCCTCACGCCGACCAGACCTTCATGTCCATTCTTCATCAAGCACAAGTAAATGGTCTAGAGATCATGACCAAGAATGGCGACTGGATGCTTATTGATTCCTTATCTCCTTCTTCTTTCATTGTCATGGCGGGGGATGTATGTATG GCGTGGACTAATGGCAGGATCGAACCTCCACTTCATCGGGTAACAATAATGTCAGGGAGTGAAGAAAGATATTCCCTCAGCCTATTTGCATTCATGAGGGACGTGATGGTTCAAGTACCAGAAAAGCTAGTTGATGATGAGCATCCGTTGCAGTACAAGCCATTCGATCCCTTCAAGTATCTTCTATTCTGCGTGACAGAGGAGGGGCAAAAATCCAAGTGTCAAATTAAATCCTACTGTGGAGTCTGA